TTATGGTGCTTggatctgataaaactgatacAGCAATAAAAATGTTGGTTTCCAATTCTGGGGAGGAGGTTCTATCTGctaataaaaagtattcatcccctcgGATGTTTTACcttattgatttttataaatcaatcgcggtcaatataatttggctttttttttttttttttacaaaaactacaaaaaaatattatcaaagtaaaacagatttctacatagtaacgccaattaaataaaaaatattttatgtaaattaagtgactgaataaatattcacccctatcaagtcagtatttagttgaTGCAACTTCAGCTGCAATCACATCACTGAGTcagtgtggataggtctcaatcaggctagCACatttggacactgcaattttaccctatttttctttgcaaaattgctcaAGCTTTGTGAGGTTGCGTGGGGATCAAGTGTTAACAGCCCTTTTTGGTCCGGTCCAGTCCAGCCAAAAATTCTATATCGGgttgagatctgggctttgacttggccactcaaGAACATTCAatttgttgtcttcaaaccatttctgagtagctttctctgtatgtttctggttattgtcttactggaaaataaatcatctcACACGCTGGAATTCTcacagactaaataagattcTCCTCCTGGAATTTCCTATAttctgccacattcattttaccctctacctttacagccttccagggtcggctaccgaaaagcatccccacagaatgatgctgccaccaccatgcttcacggTGGGGATGAAGTGTTTGTGGTGTGCAGTATTTGGTGTTCCACTTGTCTGATGGCCCAAAAGCAttattttagtctcatcaggccaaagatctttcttccatttgaccattGAGCCTCTTACATGccttttagcatttagcatagttgagatttaatgggTTTTCTTCAATTGTTTTCTCAGCTGTTGAGGCTTGttgctccttcagagtagtcataagtgtgcaggtgacctctctcactggtctccttgCACGGTCCCTCAGTTTGTAaatctaagcagatttacacgtgccacaATCGTTCCATATCTTGACAGTAATTTAGCTGAAGTGAATATttctttttgtatccatcccctgactaatactttcaataaccttttctctgagctgcctGGAGTGGTCTTTTGTCTTCACAgagtaatggttgccaggaacactgatttaccagacacaggtgtctttatactacaattacttaagacacattcactgccctcaggtgatccccatttcactaaatttgaGACTACTAGTGCCAATTGTCTGGACATCTTTTGAATTAGGTTAGTCAGTTTataggaggtgaatatttatgcagttatttattttacattatatattttttatttaattggaactgctttgtagaaatcttttttcactttgacattaaagatgctttaagatctttgttttttattttttcataaaaaaggccaaattatatcgaccatgactgatttataaaatcaataaaagactAAAACACCTAAGGTTGGGAATAACTTTAATAGGCAATGTAAAAACTAAAGTTACAATATGGCAGGatcttatcaatgaaaagatTATTAAATTGATGTTAAATTTTGACAGCAATGGGTCACTTTTTATGTGTGATCTGCTTCATTTTATACTGGGTACAAGTTCAGTATAGAGAGTTTATAGagagttttcattttatactgGGTACAAATTCAGTATAGAGAGGCTTACAGGGAAAAGGCTTTATAAGGGACAGAATAAAATACATCTTAGTAGTCGAGTCAAAGTTAAATAGTAATTGAAGAAGCTTGAAAATTACCCTGGCTTTGACTTCTCTCACATCTTTTTACTGACTTTTCTCTGTaatctcttttctcttttgtaaTGCTGGCACCGGcagtagttttatttttgtttgtttgacctttttacaTAAAGGTGCAAAAGTAGAAAGAAGTTCTGTGTGTGGGCATAAACAGAAAGAGCTAGCACAGAAGGGGGATGGCTCTGAAACCCAGCAGCAAACAGTTGAATCTTCCTCAGGTGTCATGAGCATAGCATGAAGAAACTTGTGGAGGGCGATGCCAGTTTAATAACCTCGGTGATGTGTTAGCTCTTGCTTCCTATCTAATTTTACATGTGCGTTGTGGAGGGCATTAAAAGCAATGCATTGGGGCTGATAGTATTGGCTTTGTCACTACCTGGCGCGTGCATGATCGGAATCTTGGCGTGTTTCAGGTGGCAATGCTGACAGGGTTGTGATGACTAATAAGGATCATTAGTGGCCCAAGCAATTTAACTTGGCATGTTTTAGCCATAGATATATATTATCTACTTGAAACTAACTAAATCAAAAATCCATTGGCTGCTTTCTTATCTGAAATGGTGTTTCATTTGCTATTTCTGAACTGGGGATTCTAGAGGCCTTAATGTACACATCTAAATCTGAGACATTGTATCAAGATTCCCAAAGGCGAATGAATGAGAGCAGCAGGGAAGGAGGAGCATATCTGTTTTTACTCACAGACATGTAAGAGCGAGTGCCCACAAAGGAGTTAGCCATGGAGTCTATGAGCTGTCCGCTCACTCCAAAGTCACACAGCTTGATCTCACCACGGGAGTTCACCAGGATGTTGGAGGGCTTTACATCTGAAAGAAGGATATCCAATATTTACAAGGGCATGTCGGGCAAATGTTCAACTGGGAACAGAAAACAGCACAACAGGAAAAACCTGCTGCAAAGGCCATGTGCATTTTTGGCTGTTTACTAAATGTTTGTCTTTGCTGACATTTCTTTACAGCATTCATATGTACAACACTGAGAGGATGCAAGTTTACAACACAGACAAGAATATATTCATAAAATATTTTAGCATGTAAAATAGCAAGTGACCTCTGTGCATGATCTTGTGCTTCTCCCTCAGGTACGACAGCCCTTTAATGACCTAGAAAGAGAAATATTTTATATTAGCACAGACAGGTCTTACGTACTTTTGGAGAGCCAAACCAACAATTTACATGCAAATGCATCTGTGACAATAACACTTGTGAGTCAAGAAGAAAAACGTCTGCAGTGTGACGAGTGGAGTCTGAACTTGTCAGAGAGTTGTTGGAGCTACTCACAGCAATACTGACTTTGCCAAGGATCTGCTCTGGGATCTTGCCTGCTTTCTTCAGAGACTGATCCAGGGAGCCACCGTCCTAGCATGTTAGGGAAATGTTAAACACAATGAATCATAGATGGTTTCTGTTAATACCAATGAGGTCAtacagagaataaagtcagcaCTGACACATATacctttattttaatgataattACCATGTGCTCCATACAGATGCTGATTTCTCCATCACTGTAGAAAGCTCCATAGAAGCCAACAATGTATGGAGAGTTGCACTCATGCAGCACCTGCAGCTCCCTAATGATCTGGTTCCTGATGGCAGGTTTGATCTCCAAGTGGATCAGCTAGACAACAGGACACACCAGAGTGTATTTATAGCTACAGCACAAAGGTTATAGAGGTGCATCTCAAAGAAATTAGAACAGCATAGAAAAGGTAATTCTTTCCcataatttaattaaaaaaagaaactttcaTTTAAATACACATAAAGTGACATATTATTGATGATTGCAatattattaaattaaaaaacaaaatctgagaATTTGGATAAGACCAGTCAAAAACAAGGGCTTGTGGGCACCAGTTTAGCTAAGTgtgtagagcaggtgcccatttACAGAGACTGTAGTTCTTGacacactggttgcaggattgaATCGTGGTCTCTGTGCTATTTGGTACGTCTTCCCTCTCTGTCTTCCCCATATTTCCTGCCTCTCCTCAGCTGTCCTATctgaataaatgcaaaaagctaaaacaaatctttaaaaaagcaagGACTTTTAATACTGAAATACTGACTGTCTTCAAGGAATGCTTATTTGGTTGCAGTTTTGGCTTATATCATATAACGTAGAAGTAGCAACCTGATGTGCTTCAGGTCATGTGACTAACACTGCACATCCTTATGCTATATCTATTGAACCTGCCATATCGCCACTGCAgttgaaaaatgacaaattgtTCGGACCTATGTGGCATTGGTGATAACAATTAGCAacatttatctgttgtgtccagacattttttatgttaGCATCTGTTGTTTCTTGCTGCTAAATCAAATAGGGCAAAATATTATTGGTATGACACAGGCATACTGATAATAACAGAAGTATccatatcagcagatataaaaatttcttctgatatttacaaccaatatttggGCTATAAACATCAGCCTACttcaggtgtaaatattggccatcaGAACATGGGAGTTTAAGGCTGGACGTAAAGACCTGCTTCAGGGGAAGTCTTTTTCTATATTTATCAGTATTCATTTAATATAACTACTGgccttttttgtaaatattaacatatttgatattggcaaaaatctaatatcatgCTTCCCTGAAATTAATTAAGAGATTTTTCTACTGAGCAGAAAAATTGACCTGTTAGACAAACTgcgatctgttttcatggtcaaagatgatgaaaatttgactttttttatgaaaaaagttttcatttcagctgatgtgtgttttgaattaaatagtttcaataaataaccataattTGTTATTCTGGGCctgttcctttcagttatttgttttaaaattatacaagtATTTTCAAACAGAGTAAGAGGTTAGGGGTAGAATAATCATTCATGAATcataatcgaggtaaaaagcTCAATTAATCgcgattttgatttttgccataatcacccagccctactCTGTACAGGTTTGTTAGGTCATTCATGATTCTTATGAtctctcacaggagctttaatctaaccttgcaaagcagatgtctgtTAACCCACAAATCTATCTTGGAAAACTCCAATCCACATCCTATGTGCCGATTGAAAatggttctgaccaatcagcgttgtttgaggaaaatgaggtggtagctacaggtggggttttaTTATAATGTgagccaatagcaatggctgctgccagcaaagcaaagaacagcactaaaagcttttcaccTGAGTTAATGATATTGGGACTGGAGCTGCACGTGAAGCctcaacagcatttctttatcaaaacaagagaaatgAGCCACGTTGagcttctcttagcagagagggttttttgtgtgtgcCCCAATAAGCTTCATGGTTCATGTAGTATGTCAGCGCCAGCCTGCAAAGCTCAGGTTTCAAACACAGTGCCGCGCATTGCcaactacctcattttgtcttgttgctctgactggcccttatcaaatgtgacagaacgtttgtccaatcaccttctgagaattttctgaaaagtcctacCCTTATCAAACACTTTATATGGGAAGTTTCCccgatgaatgtgaaatacatccatattatggatatatgaaacagtctttctGGCATGTCAGGATAGCGTGTCAGTCAGAGAGGACACGTTTTAATTCCATATAGTCATTTTTGGATATAGTTTTACTGTTGTCACAAGAAAACCCCATTTACCCTGTGCATAAAACACTGAGAAAGATTTTTAGCTACTGTCTTCTCTAAAGCCTTGTACTAGCCCTGTTTCACAGTTTACCTTCCTCGCCATAATCAGACCGGAGGGTCTGTGAGACACCTTGAAGACGACTCCTCCGTTGCCGGCTCCGAGCTCACAGATCTTCTCAAAGTCATCGTCCTTCAGCTCTCCCACCTTCTGCTTCTGTGTCAGAAAGGCCTCCAGGCGTttcctctgctgctcatccaactCAAGCTCCTCTAGTTTCTTCTGCAGCGCCTCCAAGTTTGTTCTTAGAGAGATAAGAATggaagacagacagagagatgaGTAATTCATGCATTATTTATGAACAGTCCCTTCAATAAAAGCTTCTCTGATCTATTTAGACACAACTTTTGCAGATGTTCTTTCCCTGTAGTACCTGCTCTCTCCAGAGACAACCCTCAAGGAGTTTGGATCAGCTGCGTTATTGTTACAGATGAAAAACcgaggagaaaaacaaaacttcatGAGCCTCTGGGAACAATGGCAATCATGCAGGAAGACAGGAAGCACACAGGTCCCAGTGTAAGGAAGCGTGAAGCTTCCTTGGACTGTGAAGCTGCTTCCACTGCTGTCATAACGATGCATTTGTTTGAGAGATCAATTGTGGAGTAAATTCTTCTgatctgctgctgtttgacctGCCCTTCCTCCCTCACTACACTGCACAAAGCCAGTCTGAGCTTTGATCTGGAATCAGAAGTCAATCATGCTTTATAGAGAAAtcaggttaggttaggttggtATTATGACGGCCCTTATATGATTCCAAAGGTCGGTAACAATATCATGCTTTGACTAATCAATGAGCAAATGCGCTAATTTGATACACAAATAAATACCTACTGACTTGTTCAACACAAAGCTAAGAAGCATGTGCAGGATTTGATAGTAAATACTGTTCATATGTCCACGTTGTATCAGCTTCTAATGAAGACCAGtcctttttatttgcattaGAAAATGCTCGTGATGATAAAAAGATGGTCAGTGGTGATTACGCATTGTTTCATCCCTGTACTTAATCACGACTCAGCAGAGAGCAGTGAGAGCGCCTCTCTCAGCTCTCACGCTCACAGCAAAGAGAGGGTTAAGtggatttatttttgacagtGGGGCCTTGCATATCCATGGAGACGAGGTAGTGAGTTTGAGCTGGCTGTGGGCAGTGTGGGCGTTCTGTCGACAAGagctggaggtggaggaggctgGAGGTACTGAGAAGAGGAGCAGTAACACTCCACATGATGTAGGAGGGAAAATGGTAGCTGCatactgcccccccccccccaacacacacacacaccctcctcctccttttttttttttttgaaggaagTGAGCACAACACTGGCCTTCTGCGCTCCATCCACACAATGTCCAAGGACATCCATTACAACATGAGGAGAAAAGACGCAATATTGCAGCAGCTTGCTCTGATGAAATGGAaatattattacatttttctttgtgaCATTTTGCCTTGTGAATGAGGCTGcttttacttctgtttttaaaaatcgaATCAATGGGATACTGCAGTTCTCCCAAAGAAAAGCTGAATGAAACTCTTTCTCAATTACTTGATatcaatgaaaacagatcaaCTATAGTCCTGGACCCCAAAAGACTTATAAAATTACAAGCATTTCTTTAAAGACTGCTGTTAATCTGAAATTTCTCTCTGAAATATCATGAATGAAGTTGACTGCATGTTGCTTTATGGATTCAGGTCTTAAGGTCATTATTATGTGCTATTGCTGGTTAAGGACCTGCGTCATCATCACACCTTTATTGTTTATTGTAAAGCTCCTGAGAGGAGTGTTAAAGctgtttatgaaacaaactgaaaatactGCTGATGTCTATAAATGGCCTACAAAGAGAAGACCAGCGATAAGACTGTTTATTTCTAAGTTTCTCTGTTTAATACCTGAATCTGATGTGGGGGCTGGGTGTACAATTAAGTTGTTCAACAgctttttttgttacatttccaCAGCAGAGATTCTTGATTCTTTTTGTGCATTAAACTGTCTAAAGAATGTTGGATAATTAAActaatgttttgattttgttaaaaaacaaatcacagcttATAAACGCAGCGAACAAAATCTGCACAGTAAGGGTGACAAAATTGTGCAAACTTAAAAGTTCCTCAGAGGAACtataaatattttgcattttgctCACAATTTGTCCCAGTTCCTTAACTAACTTCCATCATTGAGTCAGAGTTAAATTCATGTTAAAAGCCCAATCACaatatgtgacttttatttACAGCAAGTACATTGGAAAACAATTATTTAGTGACCCAGAGTTCACAGTTTAagtacaaaatacaaaataacaataaattaGTGGTTTAGTTAAACTGAATTCAATGTATCTTTGTTTAATAAGGATGATGCAGTTTAACATGGTTTCAGTTCGTAGttgaactttttttctcacacttttTTGGCAGCACCCTGTCAGACACTTCCTTTGCTAACTCCTGTATTCACGAACCTCTATGTATTTATATGAACCTgttctgcaaaaaaataaagaattgtGTAATTTAGAACCGAAACCACTTCAACAGAGGAAAcaataaaaagtggcacaaaaacaTGCAACTTCTACAATTGCAATGTGTAACACCAGGGTTTTTACAGGACACTCAGCTCACAAGAAAAGAAGAGATAAAAGACTGGGGTCACAAAAAAGATGAGACGTAAAGAAATAGGATAAGGGATGAGTTAAGATGATACCAGAAGATACAAGACTACACAATATAATATGACACAGTCTGAGATGGGACAATACAATACGAAACACTACAGATGCATGTCAATTatttagaatatcatgaaaaagttcaatatttttgtcactcttttctgaaagtgaaacccatatatgatacagacttgttacacataaagtgaaatatttcaagcctttatttcttgaaatgttgatgattatggcttacagataagaaaaccccaaaattcagcatctcaaaaaattagaatattacataagatcaattgaaaaaggatgttttacacagaaatgtcaggcttctgaaaagtttgttgatttctatgcactcaatactaaGTTGGatctccttttgcatgaattactgcatcaatgcggcgtggcatggaggcgatcagcctgtggcactgctcaggtgtaacagaagcccaggttgctttgatagcagacttcaggtcatctgcattgttgggtctggtgtctctcatcttccttttgacaataccccatagattctctatggggttcaggtcaggccagtttgctggccaatcaagcacagtaacaccatggtctttgaaccagcttttggtacctttggcagtgtgggcaggtgccaagtcctgctggaaaatgaatcaGCATCGTTGTAGCACCCTcctaggtcccagagtctggaggaggagtggagaggcacagaatccacgttgcttgaagtccagtgtgaaatttccagtcagtgatgatttgggctgccatggcatctgctggtgttggtccactgtgttttctgaagttcacagtcaacgcagccatctaccaggacattttagagcactccATGCCTCCtactgctgacaagctttatggaaatgctgatttcatttcagagacaccagacccaacaatgcagatgacctgaaggccgctatcaaagcaacctgagCTTCtgttacacctgagcagtgccacaggctgatcgcctccatgccacgccgcattgatgcagtaattcatgcaaaaagaggcccaaccaagtaaacacaattctgagattaaagtcgaaatgacgAGAAAAAAGTGGAAACTTATTATTTACAGTGGATCATAGACgctgtgtttatgtggcaaagagGAAGGAATCTCTTCGTTGTTAAATCCAACaatgaggtataatttcacatattcactGATATGAGGAATAAGGCTGTAGAGACAGACATgattctctgttattgtcttaaatactcatacatcaacaggagcacagcagcgctcatgtctctcttcctcttcctcttccgtctgatcacctgtagGTACATTAGATACAGTTACTGAATACAATTTAAATCAAGAGTATGATTTccaattcagtgttaaaatttgAATGGGCCCCGGGCGCCTCTGTACTGGAAAGGTTGGGCCCCGAGATCAAAAAGGTTAATAACACTTGCCATAGAGGGTAAGAGGATATGATATGACAAGACACAAGACGATATGGCACTAAGGGGGATAAGAAAGTACAAGACGGTATGTGACAATGCGACATGATATCCCATACGATACcacatgatacaatacaatatgatacgatacgttacaattagggctgggtatagttaagaacctcacgattcaattcgatttcgattctttaggttgcgatttgattcaatattgattcgattcaattcgatattgatttaaatgcttcaatgtcgattcagtaagaagtagaaacacacaaataacctgttgacaatttttaaataattattttcatgcccatgtgaacatatttggtaagtcacctcacatttttgagcaataaaacatctgaaaataaaaatttgcacaataataacttatttgtgcataaggagtacaaaagtaaaaaacatgacagttctgtataaacactgaaaaagtaaagtgcatgtaaacttaaataatatttctgtcctcttggaaattgtgataaacctcacataacatggttatggttggttgttgtttggttgagtgaggcctccatccatacaacacacagtgacccccactggccaggaggtgaatcgattcagaggatttgctgaattgatgttgaattgggggaggaaatattgcgatgcatcgattaatcgatatttttgcCCACCCCTagttacaatacaatacaatatgatacaatgcgACAAAACACAACAAGGTATTGATACTATTGGGGATAGGGTATGacacagtatgatatgatacaaaatggcACAGTAGGGATGAGAATAGATCATacaaaaaatttgaaatgataCAATACCATAAGAGATAAgaggatatgatacaatacaaagtGATATGATACAAGATGATACTATAGGGCAAGGGGTTGTCAGCTACATTTGTACAGCTTTTTCCTAAACAGGCACTTTGGGGGCCGAACTTTCAAAGAAACTAAATACAACACTacgacctgaaggccgctaactaaatcaacaaattattttttatttatttttagtttcctTAGAATGTATGGAATGTTTAGGCTCTAACAGTGAGATCTATGACCTATACTGCAGTCAGCCAGGAGCCAAGGAGccactgagatattttagctgagtaTTTCTATGGCTGTCATGTTATCTTTCACcgggtttgatgctaatatgctgtgtacTGATACGTGGTAAAACCCAAGCAGGGAAATTGCACTCACAAAACACCTGAAACCAAAAGTTTTCACAGAAAGGGACAGTGTTTTTATCAAGAAAGAATGAACTGATAAATTCATgattaacatttaacatttgCTAGTAACAGCTGACAGGAGGATTTctcaaaaatggatgaaacgttaaaaaaacattttttttctctgtggccagatgggaagatgtgaagggcctgatgtggcctcTGGGCTGCCAGCTGATGATTATTGGGATAAGAGAgaatgatacaatacgatacagaATGAGATGAGATGAACTATAGGAAATCTGTCTTTTATGTGGTGATTAGAACAAGTCAGCTGTGTTCAACTTCTCCAATAACTGCCACACTAACAATTTAAAAGTGGTGAGGGTATTTTCCACATTAATCTTTGTCCCAACATTAGACTCCGGTATTGTGGCTGCTCTGTATAAATGTTCTGATCCAGAGAGACAGTTCTCATCTTCTTGAGAAATCTCATGACATTTCAATCTCATAAGATGTCATTACATCCCTACATTACAGCATAAACTGCTTTTAACAGATCTCAGAACTGACTCTAA
The sequence above is a segment of the Cheilinus undulatus linkage group 9, ASM1832078v1, whole genome shotgun sequence genome. Coding sequences within it:
- the map2k1 gene encoding dual specificity mitogen-activated protein kinase kinase 1, with translation MQKRRKPEPIKLNPIPDGNTINGTGATETNLEALQKKLEELELDEQQRKRLEAFLTQKQKVGELKDDDFEKICELGAGNGGVVFKVSHRPSGLIMARKLIHLEIKPAIRNQIIRELQVLHECNSPYIVGFYGAFYSDGEISICMEHMDGGSLDQSLKKAGKIPEQILGKVSIAVIKGLSYLREKHKIMHRDVKPSNILVNSRGEIKLCDFGVSGQLIDSMANSFVGTRSYMSPERLQGTHYSVQSDIWSMGLSLVEMAIGRFPIPPPDANELEQIFGFPMEGEAASSESSPKPRPPGRPGSSYGPDSRPPMAIFELLDYIVNEPPPKLPGIFSSEFQDFVNKCLIKNPAERADLKQLMVHPFIKQSEAEQVDFAGWLCSTIGLNQPSTPTHGTAM